One Phycisphaerae bacterium RAS2 DNA window includes the following coding sequences:
- the uvrA_2 gene encoding UvrABC system protein A: MEPATIDIKNARVHNLREVCLSLPRNKLIVFTGVSGSGKSSLAFDTFYAEGQRRYIESLSSYARQFMGQMQKPDCDLISGLSPAVAIQQKTTGWNPRSTVATITAIHDFLRVLFARIGAQHCTQCGRPISAQSREQIVAGILDSFAPGSADGRGGIRALILAPQARAQKGEFRDLFEDLVRAGYVRARVDGRVVMLTDDLALEKNRRHDIEVVVDRLVLAPENRSRIAEAVENALRIGKGSLIVAVEAVDAAEETGTSPKRTATKRESAAREKVFSSSSACTRCGISFEPLSPQLFSFNSPTGMCMKCDGLGELLDFDPELLVPDPSKNFYAPCIEPMRTKVGKWRRHVYEAVARAVGFDINLPWKKLPAKAREALLYGTGDRHLTFEWKWSGGVWKHGGTFDGVLEELREKHRKAKATFIRDYYEKYMRRGPCPDCAGARLNAQARAVRLPVSNKARAAATGNAKGPNLAEFCGLSVAQARAMLDGLALSPVQKIVSEEVLKELRTRMDFLLNVGLDYLSLDRTAPTLSGGELQRIRLAGQIGSGLAGVLYILDEPSIGLHHRDNQKLLASLLALRDMGNTVIVVEHDEDTMRAADYVVDFGPGPGIRGGHVVAEGDFDAVLDCDKSLTGQYLSGKRVIEVPKQRRPVEKRPGLRPQSRRKARKP; the protein is encoded by the coding sequence GTGGAACCCGCGACCATCGACATCAAGAACGCCCGCGTTCATAACCTGCGCGAGGTGTGCCTCTCCCTGCCTCGAAACAAGTTGATCGTCTTCACTGGCGTCTCCGGCAGCGGCAAATCATCACTCGCCTTCGACACGTTCTACGCCGAAGGGCAGCGGCGATACATCGAATCCCTCTCGTCCTACGCGCGACAGTTCATGGGCCAGATGCAGAAGCCCGACTGCGATCTCATCAGCGGCCTCTCCCCCGCCGTCGCCATCCAGCAGAAGACGACCGGCTGGAACCCACGCTCGACCGTCGCCACGATCACCGCAATTCACGATTTTCTCCGTGTCCTCTTCGCGCGCATCGGCGCGCAGCATTGCACGCAATGCGGCCGACCCATCTCCGCGCAGTCGCGCGAGCAGATCGTCGCAGGGATTCTCGACTCCTTTGCGCCGGGTTCGGCCGATGGCAGGGGCGGCATTCGGGCGCTCATACTCGCGCCGCAGGCCCGCGCGCAGAAGGGCGAGTTCCGCGATCTATTTGAAGACCTTGTGCGAGCGGGGTACGTCCGGGCGCGCGTCGATGGCCGCGTCGTGATGCTGACCGATGATCTGGCGCTGGAAAAGAACCGCCGCCACGATATCGAAGTCGTCGTGGATCGGCTTGTCCTCGCGCCGGAGAATCGATCGCGCATCGCCGAAGCGGTAGAAAATGCCCTGCGTATCGGCAAAGGCTCATTGATTGTCGCGGTGGAGGCCGTCGATGCGGCCGAAGAAACCGGCACAAGTCCGAAGCGCACGGCGACCAAACGAGAATCCGCTGCCCGCGAGAAAGTGTTTTCGTCAAGCTCGGCCTGCACGCGCTGCGGCATCTCGTTCGAGCCGCTCTCCCCGCAACTGTTCTCCTTTAATTCGCCGACGGGCATGTGCATGAAGTGCGACGGCCTGGGCGAACTGCTCGACTTCGACCCCGAACTGCTCGTGCCTGATCCGTCGAAGAACTTCTACGCGCCGTGCATCGAGCCGATGCGCACGAAAGTGGGTAAATGGCGGCGGCATGTTTATGAGGCGGTCGCCCGCGCGGTCGGGTTCGACATCAATCTGCCGTGGAAGAAGCTGCCGGCCAAGGCGCGCGAGGCGTTGCTGTACGGAACCGGTGATCGACATCTGACGTTCGAGTGGAAATGGTCGGGCGGCGTGTGGAAACACGGCGGCACGTTTGACGGCGTCCTGGAGGAATTGCGCGAGAAGCATCGCAAGGCGAAGGCAACGTTCATACGCGATTACTACGAGAAATACATGCGCCGCGGGCCGTGTCCGGATTGTGCCGGGGCGCGCTTGAACGCGCAGGCGCGCGCGGTGCGGTTGCCGGTCAGCAACAAGGCGCGTGCGGCGGCAACCGGCAATGCGAAGGGGCCAAACCTCGCGGAGTTCTGCGGCCTGTCGGTCGCACAGGCGCGTGCCATGCTCGACGGCCTGGCGCTTTCGCCCGTGCAGAAAATCGTCTCCGAAGAAGTACTGAAGGAGCTTCGCACGCGGATGGATTTTCTACTCAACGTGGGGCTGGACTATTTAAGCCTCGACCGAACCGCGCCGACGCTTTCGGGCGGCGAGTTGCAGCGCATTCGGCTCGCGGGACAGATCGGCTCGGGCCTGGCCGGCGTGCTGTACATTCTCGACGAGCCTTCGATCGGCTTGCACCACCGCGATAATCAGAAACTCCTGGCGAGCCTGCTGGCCCTGCGCGACATGGGCAACACGGTGATCGTGGTGGAACACGACGAGGACACGATGCGCGCGGCGGATTACGTCGTCGATTTCGGCCCCGGCCCCGGCATCCGCGGCGGTCACGTCGTGGCCGAGGGCGATTTCGACGCAGTGCTTGATTGCGACAAATCGTTGACAGGGCAGTATCTGTCGGGCAAGCGGGTGATTGAGGTGCCGAAACAACGCCGGCCGGTCGAGAAACGACCCGGTCTTCGCCCTCAATCCCGAAGAAAGGCGCGTAAGCCGTGA